A genomic region of Papaver somniferum cultivar HN1 chromosome 7, ASM357369v1, whole genome shotgun sequence contains the following coding sequences:
- the LOC113296356 gene encoding uncharacterized protein LOC113296356 yields MRVLFWNINGVAREAAQSKLCDMIREFKPDVFCLAEPKVACSANFRRRLQMEGYSQNVIRNASFSHVANIWICFLDGLVPSVVNRSRQAITIAVEGVHISFIHASYVQVTRRRLWQQLDLQDSVTPWLVMADALGSKFTWANGQSGSHRIISKLDRAVINSAWLAKFENWRYKDLPKEVSDHSTLLGYPFVVPRPKRAPFRVQKMWFLHEDFIRMVSDSWNAPVHGSLDFIFPYKMKRLKVTMKDWNLRVFGIIHSHLKQDQLRFETAARNSDDDPSNIAKLNAMKDAMEILSETRLQHITMLKQKSRNQWLVEGSSTTNFFHNSIRIRRSNNTISELVDANGVTITDYDQLSNHAVQFYEDKFNGQDLDIDDELFNFDHPSISIEESNDMDRIPSPEEIKQVVFELGADSAPGPDGFSGCFYRHCWDIIQDDLIKAIIYCWNTGHIPNGVNSSLIILLA; encoded by the exons ATGCGAGTGTTattttggaatataaatggtgttGCTCGTGAGGCAGCACAATCAAAACTTTGTGATATGATTAGGGAGTTTAAACCTGATGTCTTTTGTCTAGCTGAACCAAAAGTAGCGTGTTCTGCCAACTTTCGAAGGCGTCTTCAGATGGAAGGTTACTCTCAAAATGTTATTCGTAATGCTTCTTTTTCTCATGTGGCTAATATTTGGATTTGTTTCTTAGATGGTTTGGTTCCTTCGGTTGTAAATAGAAGTAGGCAGGCTATTACTATTGCGGTAGAGGGTGTGCACATTTCTTTTATCCACGCAAGTTATGTTCAAGTGACAAGAAGGAGGCTTTGGCAGCAGCTTGATTTGCAAGATTCAGTTACACCTTGGCTGGTCATGg ctgatgctttgggttctaaatttacTTGGGCGAATGGTCAATCGGGTTCACATAGAATCATCAGTAAACTTGATAGGGCTGTTATTAATAGTGCTTGGTTAGCTAAGTTTGAAAATTGGCGGTATAAAGATCTTCCTAAAGAAGTTTCCGACCATTCAACTCTTCTTGGTTATCCTTTTGTGGTGCCAAGGCCAAAGAGAGCTCCTTTTAGAGTTCAAAAAATGTGGTTCTTACATGAGGATTTTATTCGCATGGTTAGTGACAGTTGGAATGCACCAGTTCACGGTTCGctagattttatttttccttataaGATGAAAAGGCTGAAGGTGACAATGAAGGATTGGAATCTTAGAGTTTTTGGTATTATTCATTCTCATTTGAAGCAAGACCAACTTCGTTTTGAGACTGCAGCTAGAAATTCAGATGATGATCCAAGTAATATTGCTAAACTTAATGCTATGAAAGACGCTATGGAAATCCTTTCTGAGACGAGGTTACAACATATTACTATGTTGAAACAAAAGTCTAGGAATCAATGGTTGGTTGAAGGCTCAAGTACCACGAATTTCTTTCATAATAGCATTCGTATTAGGAGAAGCAATAACACTATTTCTGAATTGGTTGATGCCAATGGTGTTACTATTACTGACTATGATCAATTGAGTAATCATGCGGTTCAGTTTTATGAAGACAAGTTCAATGGCCAGGACTTGGATATTGATGATGAGTTATTCAATTTTGATCACCCCTCCATCTCAATAGAAGAAAGTAATGATATGGACAGAATCCCTTCTCCGGAAGAAATCAAACAAGTTGTTTTTGAGTTAGGTGCGGATAGTGCTCCTGGTCCGGATGGATTTTCTGGTTGTTTCTATCGTCATTGCTGGGATATTATTCAAGATGATTTGATAAAAGCCATTATTTACTGTTGGAATACTGGTCACATTCCTAATGGTGTCAATTCTTCCTTGATTATTCTGCT